A portion of the Ricinus communis isolate WT05 ecotype wild-type chromosome 10, ASM1957865v1, whole genome shotgun sequence genome contains these proteins:
- the LOC8283899 gene encoding gamma-tubulin complex component 2 isoform X1 — protein sequence METAVAAPSCPSTPRWNVERPFLTGRFRQETKATSRLTDSKGFSFSTPGLDKAIGCYDAAVQELIVIDDLMSALVGIEGRYISIKRVHGKEDDITFQLDASMDLALQELAKRMFPLCESYLLIDQFIESRSQFKNGVVNHAFAAALRALLLDYQAMVAQLEHQFRLGRLSIQGLWFYCQPMMSSMQALSIVLKKASANNFTGSAVLNLLQSQAKAMAGDNAVRSLLEKMTQSASNAYLGILERWVYEGVIDDPYSEFFIAENKSLQKESLTQDYDAKYWSHRYSLKEGIPSFLANIAGTILTTGKYLNVMRECGHNVQVPSSEISKLISFGSNHHYLECIKAAYDFASSELLDLIKEKYDLTGKLRSVKHYLLLDQGDFLVHFMDIAREELTKRLDEISVEKLQSLLDLALRTTAAAADPCHEDLTCCVERSSLLKTLGVLKDLETRVVSDSKDMEEPISITGLDTFSLSYKVQWPLSIVISRKALTKYQLIFRFLFCCKHVDRQLCGAWQVHQGVRALTMRGTAIPRSALLCRSMLKFINSLLHYLTFEVIEPNWHMMYNRLQTAKSIDEVIQYHDMFLDKCLRECLLLSPELLKKVERLKSLCLQYAAATQWLISSSIDIPKLEEPSDVSFRSEKSKKRISRVPSQALKMTTGVTTVTESILKFEREFNAELQSLGPILSRNSQAEPYLTHLAQWILGFKSDQ from the exons ATGGAAACAGCAGTAGCAGCACCCAGTTGTCCTTCGACTCCTCGTTGGAATGTGGAGAGGCCTTTCCTCACTGGCCGTTTCCGTCAg GAAACAAAAGCAACCTCAAGGCTTACTGATTCCAAGGGATTCTCCTTTAG CACCCCTGGACTGGACAAGGCCATTGGCTGTTATGATGCTGCAGTGCAG GAACTTATTGTCATCGATGATCTCATGTCTGCTTTGGTTGGAATTGAAGGACgatatatttcaattaaaagagTCCATGGAAAGGAGGATGATATTACTTTCCAGCTTGATGCTTCAATGGATTTGGCACTCCAG GAATTGGCTAAACGGATGTTTCCATTATGTGAGAGCTATCTGTTGATTGACCAGTTTATTGAGTCAAGGTCACAATTCAAGAATGGTGTAGTGAATCATGCCTTTGCTGCTGCACTCAGGGCACTGCTTCTA GATTATCAGGCCATGGTGGCACAGCTTGAACACCAATTTCGACTTGGAAGGCTTTCCATACAAGGATTGTGGTTTTACTGTCAG CCTATGATGAGTTCCATGCAAGCGTTATCCATTGTGCTAAAGAAGGCTTCAGCAAATAATTTTACAGGTTCTGCTGTCCTTAATCTTCTGCAGAGCCAG GCTAAGGCCATGGCTGGTGATAATGCAGTGAGGTCATTGCTAGAGAAGATGACTCAAAGTGCAAGCAATGCATACCTCGGCATATTAGAGAG GTGGGTGTATGAAGGAGTCATTGATGATCCTTACAGTGAATTTTTTATTGCTGAGAACAAATCTCTTCAAAAG GAGAGCCTTACACAGGATTATGATGCTAAGTATTGGAGCCACCGTTACAGCCTTAAAGAAGGAATTCCTAGCTTCCTTGCAAATATTGCTGGAACAATTTTGACCACAGGAAAATACTTAAATGTTATGAGAGAATGTGGGCACAACGTTCAG gtTCCTTCCTCAGAAATTTCCAAATTGATAAGCTTTGGCTCGAACCATCATTATCTTGAATGTATAAAAGCCGCTTATGATTTCGCCAGCAGTGAGCTCTTAGATCTCATTAAAGAAAAG TATGACCTAACGGGAAAGCTGCGTTCTGTAAAACACTATCTTCTTCTTGATCAG GGTGACTTCTTGGTTCATTTCATGGATATAGCTCGAGAGGAGCTCACCAAAAGGCTTGATGAGATTTCAGTGGAGAAGCTGCAG TCCCTATTGGACCTTGCTTTGCGTACCACTGCAGCTGCAGCAGATCCATGTCATGAGGACTTGACATGTTGTGTG GAAAGATCTTCTCTGCTTAAAACACTGGGCGTGCTGAAAGATCTCGAAACAAGGGTTGTTTCTGATAGTAAGGATATGGAGGAGCCAATTAGCATTACTGGTCTTGATACATTTTCTTTGAGTTACAAG GTGCAATGGCCATTATCTATCGTTATTTCGAGAAAAGCCTTAACAAAATACCAGTTAATTTTCCGCTTTCTATTCTGCTGCAAACATGTGGACCGCCAGCTGTGCGGGGCTTGGCAAGTGCACCAA GGAGTTCGAGCGCTTACCATGCGTGGAACTGCTATCCCTAGATCTGCTCTTCTATGTCGCAGCATGCTGAAATTCATCAATAGTCTTTTACACTATCTAACATTTGAG GTTATTGAACCTAATTGGCATATGATGTATAATAGACTACAGACTGCAAAAAGTATAGACGAG GTTATCCAGTATCATGATATGTTCCTTGATAAATGTCTCAGAGAATGTTTGCTTCTTTCACCTGAATTACTCAAG AAGGTGGAGAGGCTGAAATCATTGTGCCTGCAGTATGCAGCTGCAACACAGTGGTTGATATCATCTTCTATTGATATTCCAAAGCTAGAGGAACCTTCTGATGTTTCATTCAGGTCAGAGAAGTCTAAGAAGCGGATATCAAGAGTACCATCTCAAGCACTAAAAATGACAACCGGAGTCACAACTGTTACAGAATCTATACT CAAATTTGAAAGAGAATTCAATGCTGAGCTTCAAAGTCTGGGACCAATCTTGAGCCGTAATTCCCAAGCAGAACCATATTTGACTCATCTTGCACAGTGGATTCTTGGATTTAAAAGTGACCAATAA
- the LOC8283899 gene encoding gamma-tubulin complex component 2 isoform X2, giving the protein MDLALQELAKRMFPLCESYLLIDQFIESRSQFKNGVVNHAFAAALRALLLDYQAMVAQLEHQFRLGRLSIQGLWFYCQPMMSSMQALSIVLKKASANNFTGSAVLNLLQSQAKAMAGDNAVRSLLEKMTQSASNAYLGILERWVYEGVIDDPYSEFFIAENKSLQKESLTQDYDAKYWSHRYSLKEGIPSFLANIAGTILTTGKYLNVMRECGHNVQVPSSEISKLISFGSNHHYLECIKAAYDFASSELLDLIKEKYDLTGKLRSVKHYLLLDQGDFLVHFMDIAREELTKRLDEISVEKLQSLLDLALRTTAAAADPCHEDLTCCVERSSLLKTLGVLKDLETRVVSDSKDMEEPISITGLDTFSLSYKVQWPLSIVISRKALTKYQLIFRFLFCCKHVDRQLCGAWQVHQGVRALTMRGTAIPRSALLCRSMLKFINSLLHYLTFEVIEPNWHMMYNRLQTAKSIDEVIQYHDMFLDKCLRECLLLSPELLKKVERLKSLCLQYAAATQWLISSSIDIPKLEEPSDVSFRSEKSKKRISRVPSQALKMTTGVTTVTESILKFEREFNAELQSLGPILSRNSQAEPYLTHLAQWILGFKSDQ; this is encoded by the exons ATGGATTTGGCACTCCAG GAATTGGCTAAACGGATGTTTCCATTATGTGAGAGCTATCTGTTGATTGACCAGTTTATTGAGTCAAGGTCACAATTCAAGAATGGTGTAGTGAATCATGCCTTTGCTGCTGCACTCAGGGCACTGCTTCTA GATTATCAGGCCATGGTGGCACAGCTTGAACACCAATTTCGACTTGGAAGGCTTTCCATACAAGGATTGTGGTTTTACTGTCAG CCTATGATGAGTTCCATGCAAGCGTTATCCATTGTGCTAAAGAAGGCTTCAGCAAATAATTTTACAGGTTCTGCTGTCCTTAATCTTCTGCAGAGCCAG GCTAAGGCCATGGCTGGTGATAATGCAGTGAGGTCATTGCTAGAGAAGATGACTCAAAGTGCAAGCAATGCATACCTCGGCATATTAGAGAG GTGGGTGTATGAAGGAGTCATTGATGATCCTTACAGTGAATTTTTTATTGCTGAGAACAAATCTCTTCAAAAG GAGAGCCTTACACAGGATTATGATGCTAAGTATTGGAGCCACCGTTACAGCCTTAAAGAAGGAATTCCTAGCTTCCTTGCAAATATTGCTGGAACAATTTTGACCACAGGAAAATACTTAAATGTTATGAGAGAATGTGGGCACAACGTTCAG gtTCCTTCCTCAGAAATTTCCAAATTGATAAGCTTTGGCTCGAACCATCATTATCTTGAATGTATAAAAGCCGCTTATGATTTCGCCAGCAGTGAGCTCTTAGATCTCATTAAAGAAAAG TATGACCTAACGGGAAAGCTGCGTTCTGTAAAACACTATCTTCTTCTTGATCAG GGTGACTTCTTGGTTCATTTCATGGATATAGCTCGAGAGGAGCTCACCAAAAGGCTTGATGAGATTTCAGTGGAGAAGCTGCAG TCCCTATTGGACCTTGCTTTGCGTACCACTGCAGCTGCAGCAGATCCATGTCATGAGGACTTGACATGTTGTGTG GAAAGATCTTCTCTGCTTAAAACACTGGGCGTGCTGAAAGATCTCGAAACAAGGGTTGTTTCTGATAGTAAGGATATGGAGGAGCCAATTAGCATTACTGGTCTTGATACATTTTCTTTGAGTTACAAG GTGCAATGGCCATTATCTATCGTTATTTCGAGAAAAGCCTTAACAAAATACCAGTTAATTTTCCGCTTTCTATTCTGCTGCAAACATGTGGACCGCCAGCTGTGCGGGGCTTGGCAAGTGCACCAA GGAGTTCGAGCGCTTACCATGCGTGGAACTGCTATCCCTAGATCTGCTCTTCTATGTCGCAGCATGCTGAAATTCATCAATAGTCTTTTACACTATCTAACATTTGAG GTTATTGAACCTAATTGGCATATGATGTATAATAGACTACAGACTGCAAAAAGTATAGACGAG GTTATCCAGTATCATGATATGTTCCTTGATAAATGTCTCAGAGAATGTTTGCTTCTTTCACCTGAATTACTCAAG AAGGTGGAGAGGCTGAAATCATTGTGCCTGCAGTATGCAGCTGCAACACAGTGGTTGATATCATCTTCTATTGATATTCCAAAGCTAGAGGAACCTTCTGATGTTTCATTCAGGTCAGAGAAGTCTAAGAAGCGGATATCAAGAGTACCATCTCAAGCACTAAAAATGACAACCGGAGTCACAACTGTTACAGAATCTATACT CAAATTTGAAAGAGAATTCAATGCTGAGCTTCAAAGTCTGGGACCAATCTTGAGCCGTAATTCCCAAGCAGAACCATATTTGACTCATCTTGCACAGTGGATTCTTGGATTTAAAAGTGACCAATAA
- the LOC8283898 gene encoding wall-associated receptor kinase-like 20, producing MEKRSLVMLILTMLPILSCIRQVQATRQCRNCGRIPVPYPLSTAPGCGEPLYKLSCRGGTLWLDAVNSSSYIITSIYPLTQRLIIRPAGFANNTCMSADFPSQGIQLDSNLPFNITGSNTVVLMNCSELVFQFFPSMNCSSASRCHEYLRENAIAKSACEATADKQRCCWFKTGGSLNEFRIRVRSERCSAYQSFVNLDMDLPVSKWPEPGVELEWMLPFEPVCKTAVDCQDLPNSFCLQDPVSVGQKRCFCRDGFQWDPINGVCQMGRNCKHGGYCNKQTRKTSLIGGMSLAVGAMFLGITTMVVVYRKYSQSRRELAHVSLSKVRERILSVSTSGIVGRIFTSKEITRATNNFSSENLLGSGGFGEVFKGIIDDGTTIAIKRAKTGNTKGIDQILNEVRILCQVNHRCLVKLHGCCVELEHPLLVYEYIPNGTLFDHLHKICSSKREPLTWLRRLVIAHQTAEGLAYLHSSATPPIYHRDIKSSNILLDNELNAKVSDFGLSRLAVTDTSHITTCAQGTLGYLDPEYYLNFQLTDKSDVYSFGVVLLELLTSKKAIDFNRVDEEVNLVIYGRKFLKGEKLLDAVDPFVKEGASKLELETMKALGSLAAACLDEKRQNRPTMKEAADEIEYIISLVTSGVS from the exons ATGGAAAAGAGATCGTTGGTTATGCTGATCCTTACAATGTTGCCAATCCTGTCATGTATCAGGCAAGTACAAGCCACGCGGCAATGCCGGAACTGTGGCCGCATTCCAGTGCCGTATCCACTTAGCACTGCCCCAGGCTGCGGTGAGCCGTTGTACAAGCTTAGCTGCAGAGGAGGCACATTGTGGTTGGATGCTGTAAATTCATCCTCCTACATCATAACATCCATCTACCCGTTGACCCAACGGCTAATAATCCGCCCGGCAGGCTTTGCGAACAACACTTGCATGTCAGCTGATTTTCCAAGCCAAGGCATTCAACTAGATAGCAATCTTCCCTTCAACATTACAGGCAGCAACACTGTAGTTCTTATGAACTGTTCTGAGTTagtctttcaattttttccaTCAATGAACTGTTCGTCAGCAAGCAGATGCCATGAGTACCTCAGAGAAAATGCAATTGCAAAATCTGCCTGTGAAGCTACAGCTGACAAACAAAGATGCTGTTGGTTTAAGACTGGTGGATCTCTCAATGAATTTAGAATTAGAGTTCGCAGCGAGAGGTGTTCAGCATATCAAAGCTTTGTGAATTTGGATATGGATTTGCCGGTGAGCAAGTGGCCGGAACCTGGAGTGGAGTTAGAGTGGATGTTGCCGTTCGAGCCTGTATGCAAAACTGCAGTGGATTGTCAGGATTTGccaaattctttttgtttgcaGGATCCTGTCAGTGTTGGACAGAAAAGGTGCTTCTGCCGTGATGGGTTCCAGTGGGATCCTATTAATGGAGTATGTCAAATGG GCAGGAACTGCAAACATGGGGGATATTGCAATAAACAGACGAGAAAAACTTCACTCATTGGCGGTATGT cTCTTGCTGTTGGTGCAATGTTTCTCGGAATCACAACTATGGTCGTAGTCTATAGAAAATATAGTCAGAGCAGACGAGAACTAGCCCACGTAAGTTTAAGTAAGGTAAGAGAAAGAATATTAAGTGTGAGCACAAGTGGCATAGTGGGTAGGATCTTCACCAGCAAAGAAATCACAAGAGCAACAAACAACTTCTCAAGTGAAAATCTCCTCGGATCTGGAGGCTTCGGTGAGGTCTTCAAGGGTATTATTGATGATGGAACTACCATAGCCATCAAGCGTGCCAAGACTGGAAATACTAAAGGGATTGATCAAATCCTAAACGAAGTTCGAATCTTATGCCAAGTAAACCACAGATGCCTTGTAAAACTCCATGGTTGTTGTGTTGAGCTCGAGCATCCTCTCTTAGTCTACGAGTACATTCCGAATGGAACCCTTTTCGATCATCTCCATAAAATTTGCTCAAGCAAAAGGGAACCATTAACTTGGCTTCGCCGCCTTGTCATTGCCCATCAAACCGCAGAAGGTCTTGCATATCTTCACTCTTCAGCTACACCGCCAATTTACCATCGCGACATTAAATCGAGCAACATCTTACTCGACAATGAGCTTAACGCTAAAGTTTCTGATTTTGGGCTTTCTAGGCTGGCTGTTACCGATACAAGCCATATTACAACTTGTGCTCAAGGTACTTTAGGCTATCTTGATCCGGAGTACTACCTCAATTTTCAATTGACTGATAAGAGTGATGTTTATAGCTTTGGGGTAGTGTTATTAGAGCTTTTAACTTCCAAAAAGGCCATTGATTTCAATAGAGTAGATGAAGAAGTGAACTTGGTGATTTATGGTAGAAAGTTTTTGAAAGGAGAGAAGTTATTGGATGCTGTTGACCCTTTTGTTAAGGAAGGAGCTAGTAAATTAGAATTGGAAACCATGAAAGCATTAGGTTCTTTAGCAGCAGCCTGTTTGGATGAGAAAAGGCAGAATCGGCCTACAATGAAAGAAGCTGCTGATGAGATCGAGTATATTATTAGTCTTGTCACTTCTGGAGTTTCATAG
- the LOC8283897 gene encoding wall-associated receptor kinase-like 20, giving the protein MENNVLMMSILMVALMSYSPCAIAVRPCGNCGRLLVPYPLSTRPDCGDQHYKLRCTAGTLWFDGVNGSSYTIKTINPLIRRLIIQPPNLANNSCISSDFHSQGIQLDHNLPFNISSSNTILLLNCTDSVSHLKLNPPMDCSPASICHNYIKEHAAACIIAPLCCTFRTGGLQNVDALKVYVGECSAYQSFVNLDLKTVLALNKWPEPEVEIEWMLPQEPVCRTPVDCRELLYSKCLADPIIFGQKRCFCNAGFKWDPINGLCQNVKCRTGKACRKRKKKTALFAGVALAGGAILLVAVTGILFYNQHHRSRQAQKNLIKERKEMLNAKHSGKSARIFTGKEIIKATNNFSKDNLIGSGGFGEVFKGILDDGTITAIKRAKLGNTKGTDQVLNEVRILCQVNHRSLVRLLGCCVELELPIMIYEYIPNGTLFEHLHCNQSSKWTPLPWQRRLRIAHQTAEGLAYLHSAALPPIYHRDVKSSNILLDERLNAKVSDFGLSRLVETSENNDSHIFTCAQGTLGYLDPEYYRNFQLTDKSDVYSFGVVLMEILTSKKAIDFNREEEDVNLVVYMKKMIEEDRILDAIDPVLKESASKLELETMKALGSLAATCLDEKRQNRPSMKEVADEIQYIIGITSERVSKS; this is encoded by the exons ATGGAGAACAATGTGCTTATGATGTCGATCCTTATGGTTGCACTGATGTCTTACTCACCGTGTGCTATTGCTGTTCGGCCTTGTGGCAACTGCGGCCGCCTTTTGGTGCCATATCCACTCAGTACTCGACCAGACTGTGGCGACCAACATTACAAGCTTCGGTGCACTGCAGGCACGCTATGGTTCGATGGTGTAAATGGATCATCCTACACGATCAAAACCATTAACCCACTAATCCGAAGACTAATAATTCAACCACCAAATTTAGCCAACAATAGTTGCATCTCCAGTGATTTTCATAGTCAAGGAATCCAACTCGATCACAATCTTCCCTTTAATATCAGTAGTAGTAACACCATTTTGTTACTCAATTGTACAGATTCAGTGTCTCATTTGAAATTGAACCCACCCATGGATTGTTCACCTGCTAGCATTTGTCATAACTACATTAAGGAGCATGCAGCCGCCTGTATAATTGCACCATTATGTTGCACATTCAGGACTGGTGGGTTGCAAAATGTTGATGCTCTTAAGGTCTATGTTGGAGAGTGCAGTGCATATCAGAGTTTTGTGAACTTGGATTTGAAGACAGTACTAGCTCTGAATAAATGGCCTGAGCCTGAAGTGGAGATAGAATGGATGTTGCCTCAGGAGCCAGTTTGCAGGACTCCAGTGGACTGCAGAGAGTTATTGTACTCAAAATGTTTGGCTGACCCGATTATTTTTGGACAGAAACGGTGCTTTTGTAATGCTGGCTTTAAGTGGGATCCCATAAATGGATTGTGCCAAA ATGTAAAGTGTCGCACAGGTAAAGCttgcagaaaaagaaagaaaaagactgCACTGTTTGCTG GTGTGGCCCTTGCAGGAGGTGCAATCCTTCTAGTAGCAGTAACTGGGATTCTGTTCTACAACCAGCATCACCGCTCGAGGCAGGCACAAAAGAATTTGATCAAAGAGCGGAAAGAGATGTTGAATGCTAAGCATAGTGGGAAATCAGCCAGGATTTTCACCGGCAAGGAGATAATTAAAGCAACAAACAACTTTTCCAAAGACAACCTTATTGGTTCTGGTGGGTTTGGTGAGGTCTTTAAAGGCATTCTTGATGACGGAACCATAACGGCTATCAAGCGTGCGAAGCTTGGAAACACTAAAGGCACCGATCAAGTGCTTAATGAGGTGCGAATTCTTTGCCAGGTAAATCATAGGAGCCTTGTAAGACTCCTTGGTTGCTGTGTTGAACTTGAGCTGCCTATCATGATTTATGAGTATATCCCAAACGGAACCCTCTTTGAGCACCTTCATTGTAATCAATCCAGCAAGTGGACTCCATTGCCCTGGCAACGGAGGCTACGCATTGCACACCAAACTGCTGAAGGCTTGGCATATCTTCACTCGGCAGCTTTGCCTCCCATTTATCACCGCGATGTCAAATCTAGCAACATTTTGCTTGACGAAAGACTTAACGCCAAGGTTTCTGATTTCGGACTATCTAGGTTAGTGGAGACGAGTGAAAACAATGATAGCCATATCTTTACTTGTGCTCAGGGTACCCTTGGTTATCTTGACCCAGAATATTACAGGAACTTTCAGCTGACAGATAAGAGTGATGTTTATAGCTTTGGAGTTGTTTTGATGGAGATCTTGACTTCTAAGAAGGCAATTGATTTTAAcagggaagaagaagatgtgAACTTGGTGGTTtatatgaagaaaatgattgaAGAAGACCGAATATTAGATGCTATTGATCCAGTTCTAAAGGAGAGTGCGAGCAAATTGGAATTGGAGACGATGAAAGCACTGGGATCGCTGGCAGCAACTTGTTTGGATGAGAAGAGGCAAAATCGACCTTCAATGAAAGAAGTTGCAGATGAGATTCAGTATATCATTGGTATTACTTCAGAAAGAGTTTCTAAGTCCTAG
- the LOC8283896 gene encoding eukaryotic translation initiation factor 3 subunit G has translation MPLLDGTDQLRWSDVVEEQENEKDLKLLLPPRQVIGPDKNGLKKVIEYKFNDKGQKVRITTTTRLRKTWLTKGALERRSWPRFGDAVNDNVGGTSSSRLLTTVSSEEIFLQRPKSKGTKAEETETSGESLSLLANKNGVLMVCRTCCKKGDHWTSKCPYKDVKPQLEGPTSRPPSADNSAASSITAMNSKYIPPSMRAGAQRSSNDKFNMKRRNDENTVRVSCISENTSEADLVDLFSPFGQVSRVFLLTDRHTGLNRGSGFVSFVNKEDAERAINKLDGYGYDNLILHVEKYNRDGSKSSPNKSKF, from the exons ATGCCGTTACTTGACGGAACGGATCAGCTCCGGTGGTCGGACGTGGTGGAAGAACAAGAGAATGAAAAAGACCTGAAACTTCTGCTACCTCCACGCCAAGTAATCGGACCAGACAAGAACGGTCTGAAAAAGGTGATAGAGTACAAGTTCAATGATAAAGGACAGAAAGTTAGAATTACCACAACAACACGTCTTCGTAAGACTTGGCTTACTAAAGGTGCTTTAGAGAGGCGTTCATGGCCTCGGTTTGGTGATGCTGTTAACGATAACGTGGGGGGTACGAGTAGTAGTCGTCTTCTTACTACGGTTTCTAGTGAGGAGATTTTTCTTCAAAGACCCAAGTCTAAAG GAACTAAAGCAGAGGAAACTGAGACATCAGGAGAATCTCTGTCTCTGCTTGCAAACAAAAATGGTGTTCTTATGGTATGTAGGACTTGTTGCAAGAAAGGTGATCACTGGACATCGAAGTGCCCTTACAAGGATGTTAAACCACAGCTAGAAGGCCCTACTAGCAGACCTCCTTCAGCAGACAACAGTGCTGCTTCTTCAATCACCGCAATGAACAGCAAATATATTCCACCAAGCATGAGAGCAGGCGCACAACGAAGCAGcaatgataaatttaatatgaagcGTAGGAATGATGAGAATACTGTGAGGGTTAGCTGTATTTCAGAGAACACTTCTGAAGCTGACTTGGTTGATCTCTTTAGCCCATTTGGACAAGTATCTCGCGTGTTTCTGTTAACTGACCGCCATACTGGTTTGAATAGAGGTTCAGGATTTGTCAGTTTTGTCAACAAGGAAGATGCTGAGAGAGCAATCAACAAGCTTGATGGGTATGGCTATGACAATCTCATTCTTCATGTGGAAAAGTATAATCGAGATGGATCTAAAAGCAGCCCCAATAAATCGAAGTTCTAG
- the LOC8283895 gene encoding CASP-like protein 5B2: MKELIGSPGTVSGLVLRIGQCALAAASISIMASARGFSSYTAFCYLIASMGLQVLWSFGLACLDVYALRRKRDLQNPVLVSLFVVGDWVTSMLSLAAACSSAGVVVLYARDLNFCKLESDLPCNKYEISILLAFLTWLLIGISSHVMFWILASI; this comes from the exons ATGAAGGAGTTGATAGGGAGTCCAGGGACGGTGAGTGGACTAGTACTGAGAATAGGCCAATGTGCACTTGCTGCTGCTTCTATTTCAATTATGGCCTCTGCTCGTGGCTTCTCTAGCTACACTGCTTTCTg CTATTTAATTGCATCAATGGGCCTTCAAGTTCTGTGGAGCTTTGGACTTGCTTGTCTTGATGTTTACGCTTTGAGGAGAAAGAGAGACCTTCAAAACCCTGTCCTTGTGAGCCTGTTTGTTGTAGGCGATTGG GTGACATCCATGTTATCACTAGCAGCTGCATGCTCGTCAGCAGGTGTCGTTGTTCTGTATGCGAGAGACTTGAACTTTTGCAAGTTGGAATCAGATCTTCCATGTAATAAGTATGAGATTTCCATACTTCTTGCTTTTCTTACTTGGCTTCTTATTGGCATATCCTCCCATGTGATGTTCTGGATCCTAGCTTCTATTTAG